A single Abditibacteriaceae bacterium DNA region contains:
- a CDS encoding glycosyltransferase — MISVLITTYNALDYLQLCVESLQRFSTCAPEIVIYADGSRSETHDYLKTLPPEIKWRYEAENVGISRALNRVAEMASGDWLYFVNDDMAFAPGWDEALERHAIHNRVLTGTVVEPPQPNVGIASCHIARDFGLTVEDFNLDEWAREAEKLKESRVEPGINYPFLIEAELFRKIGGIDERFSGPVHDPDVFYRIALAGGEMLRARDSLCYHFSGRTLRFADGKERVSRRWIEDETAGKIAFLDKWGEKQRYSFGGVPHPPRHAPDGKWSPLTRLKLELLKRRYRARAARRLKEMA; from the coding sequence ATGATTTCTGTCCTCATCACGACTTACAACGCGCTCGATTACCTCCAATTGTGCGTCGAATCGCTGCAGCGATTTTCGACCTGCGCGCCGGAAATCGTGATTTACGCCGATGGCTCACGTTCGGAAACTCATGACTATCTCAAAACTTTGCCGCCTGAAATCAAATGGCGCTACGAAGCCGAGAACGTTGGAATTTCGCGCGCGTTGAATCGCGTGGCAGAAATGGCGAGCGGCGACTGGCTGTATTTCGTCAACGACGATATGGCGTTCGCGCCCGGTTGGGATGAAGCGCTCGAACGTCACGCCATCCATAATCGCGTGCTCACGGGAACTGTTGTCGAGCCGCCTCAGCCGAATGTCGGCATTGCGAGTTGCCATATCGCGCGAGATTTCGGGCTGACGGTCGAAGATTTCAATCTGGACGAATGGGCGCGCGAAGCCGAGAAACTCAAAGAAAGCCGTGTTGAGCCGGGTATCAATTATCCGTTTCTGATCGAAGCCGAATTGTTCCGCAAAATCGGCGGCATCGACGAGCGCTTTTCTGGCCCTGTCCACGACCCCGACGTGTTTTATCGCATCGCCCTCGCGGGCGGAGAAATGCTGCGCGCGCGCGATTCGCTTTGTTACCATTTTTCGGGAAGGACCTTGCGTTTCGCCGATGGCAAAGAACGTGTCTCGCGCCGCTGGATCGAAGACGAAACGGCAGGTAAAATCGCGTTTCTCGATAAATGGGGCGAAAAGCAGCGCTATTCGTTTGGCGGCGTTCCCCATCCGCCGCGCCATGCCCCCGACGGCAAATGGTCGCCGCTCACGCGACTGAAATTGGAATTGCTGAAACGCCGTTATCGC
- a CDS encoding metal-sensitive transcriptional regulator gives MNDEARKKVRSRVNRIAGQVAGISRMVEEDRYCVDILNQISAVRSALDALGIELLSKHLEGCVLGQGTDTQHECAKPMSQDELLAEMKTVLSRFLK, from the coding sequence ATGAATGATGAAGCGCGGAAGAAAGTTCGGTCGCGGGTTAATCGCATTGCCGGGCAGGTTGCGGGAATAAGCCGCATGGTTGAAGAAGACCGCTACTGCGTGGACATCCTGAACCAGATTTCTGCAGTGCGTTCGGCGCTCGATGCACTTGGCATTGAGCTGTTAAGCAAGCATCTGGAAGGTTGTGTTCTCGGACAGGGAACCGACACGCAGCACGAATGCGCCAAACCGATGAGTCAGGACGAACTGCTGGCCGAAATGAAAACGGTGTTATCGCGATTTTTGAAATAA
- a CDS encoding heavy metal-binding domain-containing protein, translated as MDSAEMFVTGGGLALIALTLWFFFGKREEAVVASAALLFACPMHPWISGDDPTATCSICGMKLTRRDGE; from the coding sequence ATGGATAGCGCCGAAATGTTTGTCACTGGCGGTGGCCTCGCGCTTATTGCTTTGACGCTCTGGTTTTTCTTTGGCAAGCGGGAAGAAGCTGTGGTTGCGAGCGCCGCGCTTCTCTTCGCGTGCCCGATGCACCCGTGGATTTCAGGTGACGACCCGACAGCGACGTGTTCGATTTGCGGCATGAAGCTAACGCGGAGAGACGGGGAGTAG
- a CDS encoding heavy metal translocating P-type ATPase translates to MTTTSELPEVETSARETAERCDLPILGMHCAACATRLEKALGRAPGVLQAGVNFATARATVHYDSQSTDIQTLHEAVKKAGYDAIVPQSTVENGHRETDEDASVSEAESVARAGEYQRQKRQFTVALALTIPVVFLAMAGHLVPAWEPLLNFRGRAWVELALTTPVLFWAGREFFVGAWTAAKHRAADMNTLVAIGTLAAYVYSLVVTVAPQLVASAVGEHSSHGAGHNASVGVYYEAAAVIVTLILMGNVLQARANSQTSGAIKALMGLQPKTARVERNGMEQDIPISQVVVGDVVLVRPGEKVPVDGEVLDGASSVDESMLTGEPLAVQKKAGDTVIGATLNKTGTFRLRATKVGRDTVLQQIVRLVQEAQGSKAPIQRLADKVAGVFVPIVICIAIATFVVWFNLAPVENRLTMALVTFVSVLIIACPCALGLATPTAIMVGTGRGAQSGVLIKGGAALETAHKLTTVVLDKTGTITQGKPAVTDVILESTVETNRRLDADELLRLTASAERGSEHPLGEAIVRSANERGLLLSQLQAFQAVAGHGIEATVDGRTLLVGNAKLMRDRGLTPDEAAAQNLAAAGKTPMFVAVDEVFAGIIAVADEVKDTSRGAIEQLRRLGLKVVMLTGDNRATAEAIAQRVGIERVLAEVLPDGKSAEIKKLQAAGEIVAMVGDGINDAPALAQADVGIAMGTGTDVAMEAADITLVRGDLAGVASSIALSKATIRNIKQNLFFAFIYNLLGIPLAAGVLFPLTGWLLSPVVASAAMALSSVSVVTNALRLRGFRVQRSS, encoded by the coding sequence ATGACAACAACTTCTGAACTGCCTGAAGTGGAAACCTCTGCAAGGGAGACGGCTGAACGCTGCGACTTGCCGATCTTGGGAATGCACTGCGCGGCGTGCGCAACGCGTCTGGAGAAGGCGCTGGGCCGAGCGCCTGGCGTGCTGCAAGCTGGTGTCAATTTCGCGACGGCGCGTGCGACCGTGCATTACGATTCACAAAGTACCGACATCCAAACCCTGCACGAAGCCGTCAAGAAAGCGGGTTATGACGCGATTGTGCCGCAGAGTACGGTCGAAAACGGGCACCGTGAAACAGACGAAGACGCAAGTGTTTCCGAAGCGGAATCCGTCGCGCGCGCCGGGGAATATCAGCGTCAGAAACGGCAGTTCACAGTTGCTCTGGCGCTCACCATTCCCGTCGTCTTTCTGGCGATGGCAGGTCACCTGGTTCCCGCCTGGGAGCCGCTGCTCAATTTTCGCGGGCGTGCATGGGTGGAACTTGCACTCACGACGCCGGTTTTGTTCTGGGCGGGACGCGAATTTTTTGTTGGAGCCTGGACTGCCGCCAAACACCGCGCCGCCGATATGAACACGCTCGTTGCCATTGGCACTCTGGCGGCTTATGTCTACAGTCTCGTCGTTACCGTTGCACCGCAGCTGGTCGCTTCGGCTGTGGGCGAGCACAGTTCGCACGGTGCAGGGCACAATGCAAGTGTGGGCGTGTACTACGAAGCGGCGGCGGTCATCGTAACCCTGATTTTGATGGGCAACGTGTTACAGGCGCGTGCCAACAGTCAGACGAGCGGAGCCATTAAAGCCCTGATGGGTTTGCAGCCCAAGACGGCGCGCGTCGAACGTAACGGCATGGAGCAGGATATTCCGATTTCACAAGTTGTTGTCGGCGATGTTGTCCTCGTGCGGCCCGGCGAAAAAGTGCCGGTCGATGGCGAAGTGTTGGATGGCGCATCAAGCGTTGATGAAAGCATGCTGACCGGTGAGCCTTTGGCGGTGCAGAAAAAAGCAGGGGACACCGTGATTGGCGCGACGCTCAATAAAACCGGCACTTTTCGTCTGCGGGCCACCAAAGTCGGGCGCGACACGGTGTTGCAGCAAATTGTGCGCTTGGTGCAGGAAGCGCAGGGCAGCAAAGCGCCGATTCAGCGACTCGCTGATAAAGTGGCTGGCGTCTTTGTGCCGATTGTTATTTGCATTGCCATCGCGACGTTTGTTGTGTGGTTCAATCTTGCTCCTGTCGAAAATCGCCTGACGATGGCTCTGGTGACATTTGTCTCTGTCCTTATCATTGCATGCCCCTGTGCGCTGGGGCTGGCGACACCAACGGCGATTATGGTCGGGACGGGGCGCGGCGCACAAAGCGGCGTGCTCATCAAAGGCGGCGCGGCGCTGGAAACCGCGCACAAACTAACAACTGTTGTGCTCGATAAAACCGGCACAATTACGCAAGGCAAGCCCGCCGTTACTGATGTGATTCTGGAAAGTACGGTCGAAACCAACCGTCGTCTCGACGCGGATGAATTACTGCGGCTGACGGCGAGTGCCGAGCGCGGCAGCGAGCATCCGCTTGGCGAAGCCATAGTGCGTTCAGCAAACGAACGCGGCCTCCTTTTGTCGCAGCTGCAAGCGTTTCAGGCTGTTGCCGGACATGGAATCGAAGCAACAGTTGACGGGCGCACACTGCTGGTGGGAAACGCAAAATTAATGCGTGATCGCGGTTTGACACCCGACGAAGCGGCGGCGCAAAACCTTGCGGCGGCTGGAAAAACACCGATGTTTGTTGCGGTCGATGAAGTGTTCGCAGGAATCATTGCGGTGGCTGACGAGGTGAAAGATACGTCGCGCGGCGCCATTGAACAGCTTCGTCGGCTGGGCCTAAAGGTTGTGATGCTGACCGGCGACAATCGAGCGACGGCGGAAGCGATTGCGCAGCGTGTCGGAATCGAGCGCGTGCTGGCTGAAGTTCTGCCCGACGGCAAAAGCGCGGAAATCAAGAAGTTGCAGGCTGCGGGCGAAATTGTGGCGATGGTCGGCGATGGCATCAACGACGCGCCCGCTCTGGCTCAGGCCGATGTCGGCATTGCAATGGGAACGGGCACCGACGTGGCGATGGAAGCTGCCGACATTACCCTCGTGCGCGGCGACTTGGCGGGCGTCGCTTCGAGCATCGCACTTTCAAAAGCCACGATCCGCAATATCAAGCAGAACCTGTTTTTTGCCTTTATTTACAACCTGCTCGGGATTCCGCTTGCGGCCGGCGTTCTTTTTCCGCTTACCGGTTGGTTGCTTTCGCCTGTTGTGGCCTCGGCGGCGATGGCGCTGTCAAGTGTTTCCGTGGTGACTAATGCGTTGCGTCTGCGTGGCTTTCGCGTCCAAAGGAGTTCGTGA
- a CDS encoding efflux RND transporter periplasmic adaptor subunit — translation MTLHTFKNFRAFCLFALLSLTLGVFASSTSWAGGDASDGHSHGPEPEAPTAVVSGASETSLSLRLSDLSKSATGTETPFENAEIRGMLKRADTGETLSRVSAHKGTAPGVYDVHFEGEAETIALPGAGRYELALNIQPPRGEAIDTTIPFTLDAANATTAKVDSPTRRVLTSVLAVLVLAALVILGRKLWRRKSVPLAVLLLVATGARLVWAHEGEEHAEEENATVPVATTATVKEGENSSTVTAGNLRITLTARTRVALPQAPAPGEVVLAPQTAELLQIKTQPVQASQLTTGVTFSGQLIAEPNSTARVASLVPGRITRLNVAQGDRVRQGQVVAIVESRAVGEAQSAYAQALARYRNAQTNFSVVQQQARAGVFSRAPLDAVRRTQAEASGDVRQQQAAVQQARVALENATRLARTGSFAAPAFEAAQRQTAEANESLRTALAALANARATTRATQSELARRRQLAASGSYQSRPVEEARRALVAAQSARAAAQSEVATTRANLARAKTLAAEGLISRRDLEAAQQAFDTATARLETAQADERAATQELERQQQIAGSNVNGSAEIQAAQSSLASAQSDIRTREAEVARARTGLRLANAALTRERSVFGQNLANRREIGTARANFQAAEAGLLRARRVLETANAALGREQTIFRRNLNNIAQVQQARAGYVAAQADLRAAQSTLALLKSSPNGSVAVPLRATISGVVQTRDAVVGELIQADAPLLTIVNLQTVALEAALFEADINRVQIGAPVRVSTDAVPGQSFAGRISFLGSAVDPQTRTLTARALIDNPGNLRPGMSARGQIQTGVGTLSLAVPADAVLEDGAAKIVFVQIGSKYLRREVSVGNESNGRIEIKTGLKQGEKVVVEGAAALRAQAAKGI, via the coding sequence ATGACACTTCACACTTTTAAGAATTTTCGGGCCTTTTGTCTTTTTGCCCTATTGAGCCTGACGTTGGGAGTTTTTGCTTCCTCGACTTCATGGGCTGGAGGCGACGCTTCCGATGGTCACAGCCACGGGCCGGAACCGGAAGCACCAACAGCCGTGGTTTCGGGTGCGAGCGAAACCTCGCTTTCGCTGCGCCTCAGCGACTTGAGTAAAAGCGCCACGGGAACCGAGACCCCGTTCGAGAACGCCGAGATTCGCGGAATGCTGAAACGGGCGGACACCGGCGAAACGCTCAGTCGCGTCTCTGCTCATAAAGGCACTGCTCCCGGCGTGTACGATGTGCATTTCGAGGGCGAAGCCGAAACCATCGCTTTGCCGGGCGCCGGACGCTATGAACTGGCATTGAATATCCAGCCACCACGCGGCGAAGCGATTGACACCACGATTCCGTTCACACTCGATGCAGCGAACGCAACAACTGCAAAGGTCGATTCGCCAACGCGGCGTGTGCTGACGAGCGTTTTGGCCGTCTTGGTATTAGCCGCGCTGGTGATTCTTGGACGCAAACTATGGCGGCGCAAGTCGGTTCCGCTTGCTGTGCTGCTTCTGGTTGCGACGGGCGCGCGTCTGGTTTGGGCGCACGAAGGCGAAGAACATGCGGAAGAAGAGAACGCGACGGTGCCTGTTGCCACGACCGCCACAGTGAAAGAAGGAGAAAACTCTTCGACCGTGACGGCGGGCAACCTCCGCATTACCCTCACGGCCCGAACGCGCGTGGCGCTGCCGCAAGCGCCAGCTCCGGGCGAAGTTGTTCTTGCACCGCAAACCGCTGAATTGCTGCAAATCAAGACTCAGCCTGTGCAGGCTTCGCAACTGACGACGGGTGTCACTTTCAGCGGCCAACTTATCGCCGAGCCAAACAGTACAGCGCGCGTGGCTTCTCTGGTGCCGGGCCGCATCACGCGGTTGAATGTCGCTCAGGGCGACCGCGTGCGGCAGGGACAGGTTGTCGCTATTGTCGAAAGTCGCGCCGTTGGCGAAGCGCAGTCGGCTTATGCGCAAGCCCTGGCGCGCTATCGCAATGCTCAGACCAATTTCAGTGTCGTGCAGCAGCAGGCGCGCGCCGGTGTCTTTTCACGCGCTCCGCTCGATGCCGTTCGCCGAACACAAGCCGAAGCGTCGGGTGATGTGCGTCAGCAGCAGGCGGCTGTCCAGCAAGCGCGTGTCGCATTGGAGAATGCGACGCGATTGGCGCGCACCGGCAGTTTTGCCGCCCCGGCGTTTGAAGCAGCCCAACGCCAGACGGCAGAAGCCAACGAATCGCTGAGAACCGCGCTGGCTGCGCTCGCTAATGCGCGGGCGACGACGAGGGCGACACAATCGGAACTCGCGCGACGCAGGCAACTCGCGGCATCCGGCTCCTACCAGTCGCGTCCCGTGGAAGAAGCACGACGCGCGCTTGTGGCGGCGCAGTCGGCGCGTGCGGCGGCACAAAGTGAAGTCGCGACAACGCGCGCGAATCTGGCGCGCGCCAAAACCCTGGCGGCTGAAGGTTTAATTTCAAGGCGCGATCTCGAAGCGGCGCAGCAAGCCTTCGACACCGCCACTGCGCGGTTGGAAACAGCGCAGGCCGATGAGCGCGCCGCCACGCAGGAGCTGGAGCGGCAGCAGCAAATCGCGGGATCGAATGTAAACGGCTCGGCGGAGATTCAAGCAGCACAAAGCAGTCTGGCGTCGGCGCAGTCTGATATTCGCACGCGGGAAGCCGAAGTGGCGCGGGCGCGCACCGGACTGCGCCTCGCAAATGCGGCCCTGACGCGGGAGCGTTCGGTTTTCGGACAAAATCTGGCGAATCGCCGCGAGATCGGCACGGCACGCGCGAACTTCCAGGCCGCCGAGGCCGGGCTTCTGCGCGCGCGTCGCGTTCTTGAAACCGCCAATGCGGCGCTTGGCCGCGAGCAAACGATCTTTCGGCGCAACCTCAACAACATCGCGCAAGTGCAGCAGGCACGCGCAGGTTATGTCGCGGCCCAGGCCGATTTGCGCGCCGCGCAAAGCACGCTCGCGTTGCTGAAATCGTCACCAAATGGAAGCGTAGCCGTGCCCCTTCGGGCGACCATTTCCGGTGTCGTGCAAACGCGAGATGCGGTTGTCGGCGAACTGATTCAAGCCGATGCTCCACTTCTCACGATTGTCAATCTCCAAACGGTCGCGCTCGAAGCGGCGCTGTTTGAAGCCGACATCAATCGCGTGCAGATTGGCGCGCCGGTTCGCGTGTCCACCGATGCGGTTCCGGGACAAAGTTTCGCCGGACGCATTTCATTTCTCGGTTCGGCTGTTGATCCGCAAACGCGCACGCTAACGGCGCGGGCGTTGATTGATAATCCGGGCAACTTGCGGCCCGGAATGTCGGCGCGCGGCCAGATTCAAACCGGTGTCGGTACTTTGTCGCTCGCTGTTCCTGCCGACGCCGTCTTGGAAGATGGAGCCGCAAAGATTGTTTTTGTTCAGATTGGCAGCAAATATCTGCGCCGCGAAGTCTCCGTCGGCAACGAGAGCAATGGCCGCATCGAAATCAAGACCGGCCTGAAGCAGGGTGAAAAGGTGGTCGTCGAAGGCGCGGCAGCACTGCGCGCCCAGGCTGCCAAAGGTATTTAG
- a CDS encoding efflux RND transporter permease subunit, which yields MLNKIIAWALAHRPIVVALAVIILIYGGITAQGLPVDVFPDLNRPVVTVMTEAEGLAPEEVETLVTLPIETAMNGATGVERVRSSSAPGLSIVYVEFAWGTDIYIDRQIVTEKLGQTAAQMPAGATPTLAPISSIMGEIMLISVSSKNAKTSPLELRTLADWVIRPRLLSVAGVSQVVAIGGGRKQLQVLIDPQKLRQFGVSLDEVTTAVEQGNVNTAGGWINRGGKEFLVRNLGRAQNADDIARTAIRSTNGVPITVGQVAQIVEGTQTKRGDASANGKSAVVMSIQKQPGANTIRLTEQVDKALAEIELNLPQDVVVNRNLFRQATFIDASIHNVFEALRDAGILVTIVLFLFLLNFRTTLITVTAIPLSFLVTALVFKQFGIGVNTMTLGGLAVAIGELVDDAIVDIENVFRRLRENAHAPCPRPALQVIYEASREVRNSIVYATIIVALVFVPLFALSGMEGRLFAPLGVAYIVALFASLLVSLTVTPVLASYFLPKSKAILHAEKESALVRWLKARDEKLLRWTLKHPTPILSCAAVLFLAAISTVPFMGREFLPAFNEGSLTVIVAAQPGTSLDESNRLGLAAEKLLMQVPEVEQIGRRTGRAEQDEHAEGVHHNEFEAELKAGRPRDEVLADVRAKLKTLPGVSVEVGQPISHRLDHMLSGVRAQLAVKIFGSDLPTLRLKAEEVRREMAGVAGMVDVNIEKLVEIPQVQVRLNRDALARYGLQSGTVSEALETAMLGRHVGSVLEGQRSYDVVVRFNDASHNNLIAIQSTLIDVPGETGAKIPLSSVAEITTGFGPNAIARENVQRRIVISANVAGRDLNSAVAEIQQKVRANVSLPSGYFAEYSGQFEAQQAASRLILALSLFSLVAIYLTLQMALGHPRAAIQVMVNIPLAIIGGVIAVFATGGVLSVASLIGFISLFGITSRNGIMMISHYIHLMKEEGEEWSEQMIVRGSLERLVPVMMTALTAGLALVPLAISAGAPGKEILQPLAVVVLGGLVTSTLLDQMVTPALFWKFGKPVGDKAIAEREAHKRAVAAGTVPPDADAHLFEGGSPEAMK from the coding sequence ATGCTGAATAAAATCATTGCGTGGGCGCTGGCGCACCGACCGATTGTTGTGGCTCTGGCAGTTATAATTCTCATTTACGGCGGAATCACAGCGCAGGGGCTGCCGGTCGATGTGTTTCCCGATCTTAATCGTCCGGTCGTGACGGTCATGACAGAAGCCGAAGGACTCGCGCCGGAAGAAGTGGAAACTCTCGTCACGCTGCCAATTGAAACCGCGATGAACGGCGCAACCGGCGTCGAGCGAGTGCGGTCTTCATCGGCGCCTGGCCTTTCGATTGTTTATGTCGAGTTCGCCTGGGGCACCGATATTTATATCGACCGGCAGATCGTGACGGAAAAATTAGGCCAGACCGCAGCGCAAATGCCCGCCGGCGCAACGCCGACGCTCGCGCCCATTTCGTCGATCATGGGCGAGATTATGCTGATTTCGGTTTCGTCAAAGAACGCGAAAACCAGCCCCTTAGAACTGCGCACTTTGGCCGACTGGGTTATTCGTCCGCGCTTGCTGAGTGTTGCGGGTGTATCTCAGGTCGTGGCCATTGGCGGCGGGCGCAAACAGCTTCAAGTGCTCATCGATCCGCAAAAGCTACGGCAGTTCGGCGTATCGCTCGATGAAGTCACCACCGCTGTCGAACAGGGCAATGTTAACACGGCGGGTGGTTGGATCAATCGCGGCGGCAAGGAGTTCTTGGTGCGCAATCTGGGGCGAGCGCAAAACGCCGACGACATTGCGCGCACCGCGATACGAAGTACGAACGGTGTTCCAATTACGGTCGGGCAGGTGGCGCAAATTGTCGAAGGCACGCAAACCAAACGCGGCGATGCGTCGGCGAATGGCAAGTCCGCCGTCGTGATGAGCATTCAAAAACAGCCGGGTGCCAACACGATTCGACTCACAGAGCAGGTGGACAAGGCGTTGGCCGAAATCGAGTTGAACCTGCCGCAGGATGTCGTGGTTAACCGGAATTTGTTTCGTCAGGCAACGTTTATCGATGCCTCGATTCACAATGTTTTTGAAGCGTTACGCGATGCCGGCATTCTCGTCACGATTGTTCTGTTCTTGTTCCTGCTGAATTTCCGCACCACGCTAATTACCGTGACGGCAATTCCGCTTTCGTTCTTGGTCACAGCGCTGGTTTTTAAGCAGTTCGGCATTGGCGTCAACACAATGACACTCGGCGGTCTGGCCGTTGCCATTGGCGAGCTAGTGGACGATGCGATTGTTGATATTGAAAATGTGTTTCGCAGACTGCGCGAAAATGCCCACGCGCCGTGCCCGCGTCCGGCGTTGCAAGTGATTTATGAAGCGAGCAGGGAAGTCCGCAACTCCATTGTATACGCAACGATTATTGTCGCCCTCGTGTTTGTGCCGCTCTTTGCGCTTTCGGGCATGGAAGGCCGGTTGTTCGCGCCGTTGGGCGTGGCGTACATCGTCGCGTTGTTTGCTTCGCTGCTGGTATCTTTAACCGTGACGCCGGTTCTCGCGTCGTATTTTCTCCCCAAATCGAAAGCGATTTTGCACGCCGAGAAGGAAAGCGCCCTTGTGCGATGGCTCAAAGCACGCGACGAAAAGCTCTTGCGCTGGACGCTCAAGCACCCGACGCCGATTCTTTCCTGCGCCGCGGTTTTGTTTCTCGCTGCGATTTCGACCGTACCTTTTATGGGCCGTGAGTTTCTCCCAGCGTTTAATGAAGGCTCGCTTACGGTCATCGTTGCGGCTCAGCCGGGAACAAGTCTCGATGAAAGCAACCGCCTCGGATTGGCCGCAGAAAAGCTATTGATGCAGGTGCCCGAAGTCGAGCAAATCGGGCGTCGCACCGGACGCGCGGAACAAGATGAACACGCTGAAGGCGTGCACCACAACGAGTTCGAAGCCGAATTAAAAGCGGGACGCCCGCGCGATGAAGTCTTGGCCGATGTGCGCGCGAAGCTCAAAACGCTGCCGGGAGTTTCGGTCGAAGTCGGCCAACCGATTTCGCACCGCCTCGACCACATGCTTTCCGGCGTGCGCGCTCAACTGGCCGTCAAGATTTTCGGTTCCGACTTGCCTACACTGCGCCTGAAGGCCGAAGAAGTGCGCCGTGAAATGGCCGGCGTCGCGGGCATGGTCGATGTGAATATCGAAAAGCTGGTCGAAATTCCTCAGGTGCAGGTGCGGCTCAATCGCGATGCTTTGGCGCGTTACGGCTTGCAAAGCGGAACCGTTTCAGAAGCGCTCGAAACCGCGATGCTGGGCCGTCATGTCGGGAGTGTTCTGGAAGGGCAGCGGTCTTATGACGTCGTGGTGCGCTTCAACGATGCCTCGCACAACAATCTCATCGCGATTCAAAGCACGCTCATCGATGTGCCGGGAGAAACCGGCGCGAAAATTCCGCTGTCGAGCGTCGCCGAAATCACCACCGGATTTGGCCCAAACGCCATCGCGCGCGAAAACGTGCAGCGCCGCATTGTCATCAGCGCGAACGTTGCAGGACGCGACCTTAATTCGGCAGTGGCCGAGATTCAGCAAAAAGTTCGCGCCAACGTCTCGTTGCCGTCGGGTTACTTTGCCGAATACAGCGGCCAGTTCGAAGCGCAGCAAGCCGCCAGTCGCCTGATTCTGGCACTCTCGCTTTTCTCGCTGGTCGCGATTTATCTCACCCTACAAATGGCGCTTGGACATCCGCGCGCCGCAATTCAGGTGATGGTGAACATTCCGCTCGCGATTATCGGCGGCGTCATCGCGGTGTTTGCAACGGGCGGCGTGCTTTCGGTGGCGTCGCTTATCGGCTTCATTTCGCTGTTCGGCATCACGTCGCGCAACGGCATTATGATGATTTCGCACTACATTCACCTGATGAAAGAAGAAGGCGAAGAGTGGTCGGAGCAAATGATCGTTCGTGGCTCGCTCGAACGCCTCGTTCCTGTCATGATGACGGCTCTAACCGCCGGACTTGCTCTTGTGCCTTTGGCGATTTCCGCTGGAGCGCCCGGCAAAGAAATCTTGCAGCCGCTGGCTGTCGTGGTTTTGGGCGGCCTCGTCACCAGTACGTTACTCGACCAGATGGTGACGCCGGCGTTGTTCTGGAAGTTTGGCAAGCCGGTCGGTGACAAAGCGATTGCCGAGCGTGAAGCGCACAAACGCGCCGTGGCCGCAGGCACCGTACCACCTGATGCCGACGCACATTTATTTGAAGGTGGATCACCCGAAGCGATGAAATAA